Proteins from a single region of Elgaria multicarinata webbii isolate HBS135686 ecotype San Diego chromosome 23, rElgMul1.1.pri, whole genome shotgun sequence:
- the LOC134413181 gene encoding procathepsin L-like has product MRIPRAMTLLRTSVMALTWLVFARKTLSAPLDPTLERIWRDWKSTHVKKYLEGEDAFRRAVWEENLQMIEQHNREASVGKHTYWLGMNQFGDLTNEEFNQRLNGFRPHLAGQDGSNVTWLQESATMTVPKQVDWRTKGYVTPVKDQGNCGSCWAFSATGALEGLHFKRTGKLVSLSEQNLIDCSDKQRNYGCEGGNASRAFGYVLANGGINSERSYPYKGKKGECRYNPAQVAAKCTSIENVPKGNERALEQAVAKFGPVSVALDSRSKQFQFYKSGIFYSPWGGDVLNHAMLVVGYITSRKGGKSKDYWILKNSWSQNWGEKGYMRLAKGSNQCGVANGACYPTL; this is encoded by the exons ATGAGAATTCCCAGG GCTATGACCCTGCTCCGGACCTCGGTGATGGCATTGACCTGGCTGGTCTTCGCGAGGAAGACTCTGTCTGCACCGCTGGATCCGACCCTGGAAAGGATCTGGAGGGATTGGAAGAGCACCCACGTGAAAAAATACCTAGAG ggggAAGACGCCTTCCGGAGAGCCGTCTGGGAGGAAAATCTGCAGATGATTGAACAGCATAACCGCGAGGCTTCCGTAGGGAAACATACCTATTGGCTGGGCATGAACCAGTTTGGCGATTTG ACGAATGAAGAGTTTAACCAGAGGCTGAACGGCTTCCGTCCTCACCTGGCTGGACAAGACGGGAGCAATGTCACCTGGCTCCAAGAATCGGCCACTATGACAGTTCCCAAACAGGTGGACTGGCGCACCAAAGGATACGTCACCCCAGTGAAAGACCAG GGCAACTGTGGGTCTTGCTGGGCCTTCAGTGCCACCGGTGCCTTGGAAGGCTTGCATTTCAAGCGGACCGGCAAGCTGGTCTCACTGAGCGAACAGAATCTCATTGACTGCTCGGATAAGCAGCGCAACTATGGGTGTGAAGGTGGGAACGCGAGTCGGGCCTTTGGCTACGTGCTGGCGAATGGAGGCATCAACTCCGAGCGATCGTACCCCTACAAGGGAAAG AAAGGAGAGTGCCGTTACAACCCAGCCCAAGTAGCCGCCAAGTGCACCTCCATTGAAAATGTCCCGAAGGGGAATGAGAGAGCCCTGGAGCAAGCGGTGGCGAAATTCGGCCCTGTTTCCGTCGCCCTGGATTCTAGGAGTAAACAGTTCCAGTTCTACAAGTCAG GAATCTTCTACAGCCCCTGGGGCGGCGATGTGTTGAACCACGCCATGCTGGTGGTCGGATACATCACCTCCCGGAAAGGTGGGAAAAGTAAAGATTACTGGATCCTGAAAAACAG CTGGTCTCAAAACTGGGGCGAAAAGGGCTACATGCGGCTGGCAAAAGGGTCGAACCAGTGTGGCGTGGCGAATGGCGCGTGCTACCCCACCCTGTAA